From Rhodopseudomonas palustris, a single genomic window includes:
- a CDS encoding YdcF family protein has translation MESSSDRSPISPSPDRPVRRRGRLRATIVAVLALGFVAVAGGFVAFLAQLHSAELQPRRNAEGIVVLTGGSSRVSDAVELLAAGYGRRLLISGVHRTNGARDISRSVPESSDWFSCCVDLDRSAVDTRSNAAETRRWVRERGFRSLIVVTSNYHMPRAIAEMSDAMPDVELIPFAVIGDKWRDEPWWTSGGTLRLLLSEYAKYLAVELRVRLSKLGIELMPEPAEQADPTGARKPATALVN, from the coding sequence ATGGAGTCGTCTTCCGATCGCAGCCCGATCTCCCCGTCGCCGGACCGTCCGGTCCGACGACGGGGACGGCTGCGCGCCACCATCGTGGCGGTGCTGGCGCTCGGCTTCGTGGCTGTGGCGGGCGGGTTCGTGGCGTTTCTGGCGCAGCTCCATAGTGCCGAGCTGCAGCCCCGCCGCAATGCCGAGGGCATCGTGGTGCTGACCGGCGGCTCGTCGCGAGTGTCGGACGCGGTCGAATTGCTGGCGGCGGGCTATGGCCGGCGGCTGTTGATTTCCGGCGTCCACCGCACCAACGGAGCCCGTGACATCTCGCGCTCGGTGCCGGAGAGCAGCGACTGGTTCAGTTGCTGCGTCGACCTCGATCGTTCGGCGGTCGACACCCGCAGCAACGCCGCTGAAACCCGGCGCTGGGTGCGGGAGCGCGGCTTCCGCTCGCTGATCGTGGTCACGTCGAATTACCACATGCCGCGGGCGATCGCCGAAATGTCCGATGCCATGCCGGATGTCGAATTGATTCCGTTCGCGGTGATCGGCGACAAGTGGCGCGACGAGCCGTGGTGGACCAGTGGCGGAACGCTGCGGCTCTTGCTATCCGAATACGCCAAATATCTCGCGGTCGAGCTGCGGGTGCGCCTGTCGAAGCTCGGCATCGAGCTGATGCCCGAACCGGCCGAACAGGCCGACCCGACCGGCGCCCGCAAACCGGCGACCGCCCTCGTCAATTGA